In a genomic window of Glycine max cultivar Williams 82 chromosome 13, Glycine_max_v4.0, whole genome shotgun sequence:
- the LOC100801566 gene encoding protein tfg-1 → MQENYSYQSYPDSGESSPRSREIDFDNPPPWDDQNYKAKFMCSYGGKILPRSHDNQLSYVAGETKILAVDRSIKFSAMLAKLSALCDAPDNNNLTFKYQLPGEDLDALISVTNDDDLDHMMHEYDRLYRASARPSRMRLFLFPSDTLPSPPPAASAPHDSVIKPNNVDFLFGLQPQPPPIDVKFNDPLPEPVAPPPEHPLRFNFNPAVSDPSAIQRQLQQLQIAENEQAAHRRKGEDNYPAGDYYVQKVPEKFPPPNFLASSPGYWPEKHVSGDVYPPAVTATSGGGEPSVYMVPAPGTFYHAPVMRPPPPATQGYYTVQRMGSDNYREAPVYGGVPPPKAAVPASMAPAQQPIKAPAYTEGFGMVRPGGIVDNTGVPYAQVAYDSGSGRQVYYTAPGGGVTHAPPYHGVFPPVTADMRLGGVSFGQDVKVISKLTQGSV, encoded by the coding sequence atgcAGGAGAACTACTCATACCAATCGTATCCAGATTCCGGCGAGTCCTCACCACGATCCAGAGAGATAGACTTCGACAACCCTCCTCCATGGGACGACCAAAACTACAAAGCCAAGTTCATGTGCAGCTACGGCGGCAAGATCCTCCCTCGCTCCCACGACAACCAGCTCTCCTACGTCGCCGGCGAGACCAAAATTCTCGCCGTCGACCGCTCCATCAAGTTCTCCGCCATGCTCGCCAAACTCTCCGCCCTCTGCGACGCCCCAgacaacaacaacctcacctTCAAGTACCAGCTTCCCGGCGAAGACCTCGACGCCCTCATCTCCGTCACCAACGACGACGACCTCGATCACATGATGCACGAATACGATCGCCTCTATCGCGCTTCCGCTAGACCCTCCCGCATGCGACTATTCCTCTTTCCCTCCGATACTCTTCCTTCCCCTCCACCTGCTGCTTCTGCTCCACACGATTCGGTTATCAAACCTAATAACGTCGATTTTCTCTTCGGTCTCCAGCCTCAGCCACCACCTATTGATGTCAAATTCAATGATCCGCTGCCGGAGCCCGTGGCGCCGCCGCCGGAGCATCCGTTGCGATTCAATTTTAACCCTGCGGTCTCGGATCCGAGCGCGATTCAGCGCCAGTTGCAGCAACTGCAAATTGCGGAGAACGAGCAAGCTGCGCATCGGAGGAAGGGTGAGGATAATTACCCCGCCGGTGATTACTACGTTCAAAAAGTGCCTGAGAAGTTCCCCCCACCGAATTTTCTGGCAAGCTCGCCGGGTTATTGGCCTGAAAAACATGTTTCCGGCGACGTTTATCCTCCGGCTGTGACGGCTACGTCCGGCGGAGGGGAACCGTCGGTTTATATGGTTCCGGCGCCGGGGACGTTCTATCATGCACCGGTTATGCGGCCTCCACCTCCAGCAACTCAGGGATACTACACCGTGCAACGAATGGGTTCCGATAATTACCGTGAAGCGCCGGTGTACGGCGGTGTTCCGCCGCCAAAAGCGGCGGTTCCGGCGAGTATGGCGCCAGCCCAGCAGCCGATTAAGGCTCCCGCGTATACGGAAGGATTCGGAATGGTTCGGCCAGGTGGGATAGTGGATAATACTGGTGTTCCGTACGCGCAGGTGGCGTACGATAGTGGAAGTGGGAGACAGGTTTATTATACTGCGCCCGGTGGTGGTGTAACGCACGCTCCTCCGTACCATGGGGTTTTTCCGCCCGTAACCGCTGATATGAGACTGGGAGGGGTTTCGTTTGGTCAGGATGTTAAAGTCATAAGCAAGCTTACCCAAGGTTCAGTCTGA